A genomic stretch from Chitinophaga agri includes:
- a CDS encoding MBL fold metallo-hydrolase — translation MDIHITHIDTACILLEIGTFKILTDPTLDGPGGLYYHGFGAVSRKTQQPALPADGLKDIDLILLSHDQHKDNLDHKGRAFTTNFPYVISTPAAARRMNNVTGLATWETHTVRTDKVPGLRITATPAQHRPGWIPAFISGMVTGFVIEYDGQQNGVIYIAGDTVYFSGLEEVGRRYQIDTGIFNLGAVQFRYLSGFGAYTMDGRGLIKTAAALRPYKIIPVHHSGWTHFKEQTAALLQILATDPLTRNRMVLLQPGERTLI, via the coding sequence ATGGATATCCATATCACCCACATAGATACCGCCTGTATCCTGCTTGAAATAGGTACTTTTAAGATCCTGACTGACCCTACACTGGATGGTCCCGGTGGACTTTACTACCATGGTTTCGGCGCGGTGTCCCGTAAAACCCAACAGCCGGCACTGCCCGCTGACGGACTCAAAGATATTGACCTCATTCTCCTGAGCCATGACCAGCACAAAGACAACCTCGATCATAAAGGCCGCGCCTTTACCACAAACTTTCCGTACGTCATTTCTACGCCGGCCGCTGCCCGCAGAATGAACAATGTGACAGGTCTGGCGACCTGGGAGACGCATACCGTGCGTACTGACAAAGTGCCTGGTCTGCGGATCACTGCCACCCCTGCCCAGCATCGTCCTGGCTGGATCCCTGCGTTTATATCCGGTATGGTAACCGGCTTTGTGATCGAATACGACGGGCAGCAAAACGGTGTGATCTACATCGCAGGTGACACGGTGTATTTCAGCGGCCTGGAAGAAGTAGGCCGGCGCTACCAGATAGATACTGGTATTTTCAACCTGGGCGCTGTACAGTTCCGGTACCTGTCAGGCTTCGGAGCATACACCATGGACGGGAGAGGACTCATAAAGACGGCAGCAGCGTTACGCCCGTACAAGATCATTCCGGTGCATCATAGTGGCTGGACACATTTCAAGGAACAGACGGCTGCCCTGCTGCAAATACTGGCGACTGATCCCCTGACCCGTAACCGGATGGTCTTACTGCAGCCGGGGGAAAGAACGCTGATTTGA
- a CDS encoding OmpA family protein codes for MNKKHYTLPALLSTLLVTGMLHTASGQYVIKEANEQAMLYNYAAAIPLYQKAFKKKESIAAVRGLATSYRLLKDYPEAATWYGKLVAMPEHTAADELYYAAVLMNTEQYSTAREVLNGYLGKTPDDKLAASMRAGCDSAAQWLSAPVRGDLENLKGLNSEWSDWSTAFRDGKIVFASDRPYDAVRHDKLFNVSNIKRKYYGYTGNSYLHLYESNGLDSGTTKPLVRDVNGDYHSADASYTANGETLYYAVTELAQKKGSLLGKEQPYTLNVEIRGQQWDTASHAWKQLPTVPFNEIFNYSVGDPFITADGKTLYFVADYGDKGNGGTDIYYSTRDANDQWQAPVNMGPEINSAGNERSPVIDESGVLYFSTDGRPGMGGLDIFRAVKEKGTWLARNMGAPVNSAQDDFAPSYNGTNTIYFSSNRPGGKGSDDLYRFTPAKILVFSLEGKALNKKTSQPLADAEVALANKENGRVYKAATDSEGNFHFALDSLTAYVLDGQKALYKPEMGVAVTTKGLTESAVLHRDLYLEKIEVDNVPGKPKDPVPAKGVGPARKIDLTGKFNAQNIYFDLGKADIRPDVAKELDKLIAELKAHPSWKVDMSFHTDSRGDDNSNLKLSQRRANSTLNYILHKGIDKIRLTAKGYGETKLVNRCANGVTCPEAEHQANRRAEFTVLEQ; via the coding sequence ATGAATAAGAAACACTACACCCTTCCTGCACTGTTGAGCACCTTGCTGGTAACGGGAATGCTGCATACGGCAAGTGGGCAATACGTTATAAAGGAAGCGAATGAGCAGGCTATGTTGTATAACTACGCAGCAGCGATCCCATTATATCAAAAGGCATTTAAGAAGAAGGAGTCCATAGCAGCTGTCCGTGGGCTGGCTACCAGTTACCGCCTGCTGAAAGACTATCCCGAAGCAGCTACCTGGTACGGGAAGCTGGTAGCGATGCCTGAGCATACGGCGGCCGACGAACTGTACTACGCAGCTGTACTGATGAACACTGAGCAGTATAGCACTGCCAGGGAAGTACTGAATGGTTACCTGGGCAAAACACCGGATGACAAACTTGCCGCAAGTATGAGAGCAGGTTGTGACAGCGCTGCACAGTGGTTGTCTGCACCGGTAAGAGGCGACCTCGAAAACCTCAAAGGGCTGAACAGTGAATGGTCCGACTGGAGTACCGCCTTCCGTGACGGAAAGATCGTATTTGCTTCTGATCGTCCGTATGACGCTGTACGTCATGATAAGCTGTTTAACGTCAGCAATATCAAAAGGAAGTACTATGGCTATACTGGTAATAGTTACCTGCACCTGTATGAAAGTAATGGACTGGACAGTGGTACCACCAAACCACTGGTAAGAGACGTGAACGGCGATTACCACAGTGCGGACGCTTCCTATACTGCTAACGGTGAAACATTATACTATGCAGTGACCGAACTGGCACAAAAGAAAGGATCCCTGTTAGGTAAGGAACAACCGTATACCCTGAACGTAGAGATCCGCGGACAGCAATGGGATACTGCCAGCCATGCCTGGAAACAGTTGCCAACTGTTCCTTTCAATGAAATATTCAACTATTCCGTGGGTGACCCGTTCATTACGGCTGATGGTAAAACACTCTACTTTGTAGCCGACTACGGCGATAAAGGGAATGGTGGTACCGATATCTACTACAGTACCCGGGATGCAAATGATCAGTGGCAGGCACCGGTGAACATGGGCCCTGAGATCAACTCAGCAGGCAATGAACGTTCTCCTGTGATCGATGAGAGCGGCGTACTTTATTTCTCTACGGACGGTCGTCCAGGTATGGGCGGTCTCGATATATTCCGCGCAGTGAAAGAAAAAGGTACCTGGTTAGCCCGTAACATGGGTGCGCCGGTGAACAGTGCACAGGATGACTTTGCACCGAGCTATAACGGTACCAATACGATCTATTTCTCTTCCAACAGGCCGGGTGGTAAAGGTAGTGATGACCTGTACCGATTTACACCGGCGAAAATACTGGTATTCAGTCTGGAGGGTAAAGCACTGAATAAAAAGACCAGTCAGCCACTGGCAGATGCGGAAGTCGCCCTGGCGAATAAAGAAAATGGTCGCGTGTACAAAGCGGCAACAGACAGTGAAGGTAATTTTCATTTTGCATTGGATAGTTTAACAGCCTATGTGCTGGACGGGCAGAAAGCCCTTTACAAGCCAGAAATGGGAGTTGCGGTGACTACGAAGGGATTGACCGAATCCGCCGTATTACACCGCGACCTCTATCTGGAAAAGATAGAAGTTGACAATGTGCCGGGCAAGCCTAAAGATCCTGTACCTGCGAAAGGGGTGGGGCCGGCACGTAAGATAGACCTTACGGGTAAGTTCAATGCGCAGAATATCTATTTCGACCTGGGTAAGGCGGATATCCGTCCGGACGTAGCGAAGGAGCTGGATAAACTGATCGCGGAACTGAAGGCACATCCTTCCTGGAAAGTAGATATGTCGTTCCACACCGACAGTCGTGGGGATGATAACTCTAACCTGAAACTGTCACAGCGTCGTGCGAATTCTACGCTGAACTACATCCTGCATAAAGGCATTGATAAGATCCGCCTCACCGCAAAAGGTTATGGTGAAACAAAACTCGTCAACCGTTGTGCTAATGGCGTGACCTGTCCGGAAGCTGAACATCAGGCTAACCGTAGAGCTGAGTTCACCGTGCTGGAACAATAA
- a CDS encoding TlpA disulfide reductase family protein encodes MKKTFLLFAALLPMLANAQSKKTFTITGKIGKLNPPARVYFDWTDLLNNGGKEDSADVVNGTFTFTGELEGVATCRMALAHNGDGKMKAVYTGDAIYFNFGPEKFTITSKDSLANAVFKGSKVHAEEDAYNKVIGGTVMTITKWANAEFSAGTPEQRADSNFMKEVDGRFRKRHADRNAAQLVFAKEHPNSVFALIALSEVTNTRRDMDDIIPVYNALNEKYRTSKKGKELDQRIKSVKLTAPGAEAPDFTMKGVDGKPVSLKDLRGKTVLLEFWASWCSPCRAENPNLKKQYEMYKEKGFEILGVSLDSDQKKWEDAIAKDGIPWIHVSDLKGWGNEAGILYGVSGVPAGFLIGPDGKVIGKDLRGESLNAKLEELFK; translated from the coding sequence ATGAAAAAAACATTTTTGCTCTTTGCGGCCTTGTTACCTATGCTGGCAAACGCCCAATCCAAAAAGACATTTACGATCACCGGTAAAATAGGCAAGCTCAATCCACCTGCCAGGGTGTATTTCGACTGGACCGATCTCCTCAACAACGGGGGTAAGGAAGATTCCGCTGATGTTGTCAATGGTACTTTCACCTTTACCGGCGAACTGGAAGGCGTCGCTACCTGCCGTATGGCGCTGGCGCATAACGGTGATGGAAAGATGAAAGCCGTATACACCGGTGATGCCATCTATTTTAACTTCGGTCCGGAGAAGTTTACCATTACCTCTAAAGACTCACTGGCAAACGCTGTTTTCAAAGGTTCCAAGGTGCACGCGGAAGAAGACGCCTACAACAAAGTGATCGGCGGTACTGTGATGACCATCACCAAATGGGCCAATGCGGAGTTTTCGGCCGGTACACCTGAACAACGTGCTGACTCTAACTTCATGAAAGAGGTAGACGGCCGTTTCCGTAAACGTCATGCTGACAGGAATGCTGCCCAGCTGGTGTTTGCGAAGGAACATCCTAATTCCGTGTTTGCACTCATCGCATTATCAGAAGTAACAAATACCAGGAGAGACATGGACGACATCATTCCTGTATACAATGCTTTGAATGAAAAGTACCGCACCTCCAAGAAAGGAAAGGAACTGGATCAGCGTATCAAATCTGTGAAGCTGACTGCTCCCGGTGCTGAAGCACCCGACTTTACCATGAAGGGTGTGGACGGTAAACCGGTTTCTCTGAAAGACCTGAGAGGTAAAACTGTATTGCTCGAGTTCTGGGCAAGCTGGTGCAGCCCATGTCGTGCAGAAAACCCAAATCTGAAAAAGCAGTACGAAATGTATAAAGAGAAAGGCTTTGAGATCCTGGGTGTTTCCCTGGACAGCGATCAAAAGAAATGGGAAGATGCGATCGCAAAAGACGGTATCCCATGGATCCACGTATCTGACCTGAAAGGTTGGGGTAATGAAGCGGGTATCCTGTATGGTGTATCCGGTGTTCCTGCTGGCTTCCTGATCGGTCCTGATGGAAAGGTGATCGGTAAAGATCTGAGAGGAGAGTCGCTGAATGCGAAACTGGAAGAACTGTTTAAATAA
- a CDS encoding DUF1801 domain-containing protein, with the protein MAEQKTKPTGQSVDDFLSAVTDEQVRQDCLALVRLMEKASGFKATMWGPAIVGFGKYHYVYDSGHSGDACLVGFSPRKQNISLYLMPGLAENSTLLNKLGKHKAAKGCLYIKRLSDVDPDVLAQLIKQSVSYLQQKYPDK; encoded by the coding sequence ATGGCAGAACAGAAAACCAAACCAACCGGGCAGTCAGTGGATGATTTCCTGTCAGCAGTAACCGATGAACAGGTCAGACAGGACTGCCTTGCACTGGTCCGTCTCATGGAAAAGGCCTCCGGTTTTAAAGCAACAATGTGGGGGCCTGCAATCGTCGGCTTCGGAAAGTACCATTATGTTTATGACAGTGGGCATAGTGGCGATGCCTGCCTGGTCGGTTTCTCTCCCCGTAAACAAAATATCAGCCTGTATCTGATGCCTGGCTTGGCTGAGAATTCCACGCTCCTGAATAAGTTAGGCAAACACAAGGCAGCCAAGGGGTGTCTCTATATCAAAAGGTTATCAGACGTTGATCCTGATGTGCTGGCACAGCTGATTAAACAATCGGTATCTTATCTGCAGCAGAAGTATCCGGATAAATAA
- a CDS encoding PorP/SprF family type IX secretion system membrane protein, translating to MTSKFYKIILPILFFLSFQSAHAQHDAQFSQYMFNGLYINPAYAGYKEQWNLNMFYRTQWAGLPGAPKTFSAAVDGVVNDGRVGVGLQLVNDQLGAEKNTALYGTYAYRLPLDADGNKRLAIGLSVGFIQQQLNLRALNPASQNDALLMNAKGTSMMPDARVGIFYNSERFYAGVSADNIISGSFQKSDKLRTYLPLKPNMFYTVGCLVPLSENISLKPSILVKEDFAGPTSADLNAFVLFHEKLWIGASYRTAVFNKDKISNSLSKSGAVAGMVDFFINEKLRIGYAYDQTTNGTGANSFSTHEVSINYTWANPKARMLSPRYF from the coding sequence ATGACTAGCAAGTTTTACAAGATCATTTTACCTATATTATTCTTCCTATCATTCCAATCGGCACATGCGCAGCATGACGCGCAATTCAGTCAGTATATGTTCAATGGATTGTACATCAATCCTGCATATGCTGGTTATAAAGAACAGTGGAACCTCAATATGTTCTACCGTACGCAATGGGCAGGTCTTCCCGGTGCTCCGAAAACATTTTCTGCTGCTGTTGATGGCGTCGTGAATGATGGCCGCGTGGGTGTTGGTTTGCAGCTGGTAAATGACCAGTTGGGTGCTGAGAAGAACACTGCCCTTTACGGTACATATGCTTACCGTTTACCCCTGGATGCTGATGGGAATAAACGCCTCGCTATCGGCCTGAGTGTGGGTTTTATCCAGCAACAGCTGAACCTGAGAGCCCTGAATCCAGCCTCCCAGAATGATGCCCTGCTGATGAATGCGAAAGGCACTTCCATGATGCCGGATGCAAGAGTGGGTATCTTCTATAACAGCGAACGTTTCTATGCAGGCGTATCTGCGGATAATATCATCTCCGGCTCTTTCCAGAAATCCGACAAACTGAGAACATATCTGCCCCTGAAACCAAATATGTTTTATACCGTTGGTTGCCTGGTACCGCTGTCAGAGAATATATCCCTCAAGCCTTCCATTCTCGTGAAAGAGGATTTCGCTGGTCCTACCAGTGCTGACCTGAATGCTTTTGTGTTGTTCCATGAAAAACTCTGGATCGGTGCTTCCTACCGTACTGCGGTATTCAACAAGGATAAGATCAGTAATTCTCTCAGTAAGTCAGGTGCTGTTGCCGGTATGGTTGACTTCTTCATCAACGAGAAGTTGCGTATTGGTTATGCATACGATCAGACTACGAATGGAACAGGCGCGAACAGCTTTTCTACGCATGAGGTGTCGATCAATTATACCTGGGCCAACCCTAAAGCAAGGATGTTGTCACCACGATATTTTTAA
- a CDS encoding glycoside hydrolase family 9 protein produces the protein MRSLLTLLLSVLLLLPGISRAQSTKIVTNHVGYEFSKPKHAVLLATTRLTAGSTALVDASTGRQVYTCKTVYSGPVDQWKNWLFWTIDFSDYTTAGTYYLKTNIGRQSVQSYPFTIGKNVLEQSTLSDVIYYFKGQRCTGLFDQADRHLQLANQNGDPIDAHGGWYDASGDYGKHLSHLSFSTYFNPQQVSLTVWSLLKTYELLKAKPGTDYRQYTRRILDEALYGADYLVRLKTPNGSFYRSVSAPGPGKLAKDRVIRPEDKGYRIKQSKEQSFGSGSGTGGASNNWRSYQCSYRSGAGLSVAALAIAATYDTAGEFSSKDYLKAAEDAFTFLEKENALMTNDGKENIVDDYCALTAATELYKATRKDSYLQAAIQRANQLKARLVSNNKYKHYLRADDKDRPFFHPSDAGLPIVSLLYFYPLAPADLQIALKTAIKQYLQYELALTSEVNNPFGYSRQYTEDTAGIRKTSFFFPHGSEASPWWQGENARLGSQATAARMAAQLFRDDKPFHDSLENFALDQLNWILGLNPFDACMLQGTGHNNPAYGFFGTFEYTNAPGGIVNGITSGLENENDIDFNLPYAVTKKDYDWRWAEQWLPHAAWYLLAISQ, from the coding sequence ATGAGATCTTTACTTACCCTTCTCCTCTCTGTGCTCCTGTTGCTACCTGGCATATCACGGGCACAGTCGACTAAGATCGTTACAAACCACGTCGGTTATGAATTCAGTAAACCCAAACATGCGGTATTGCTGGCCACTACCAGACTGACCGCTGGCAGTACAGCACTGGTAGACGCCAGTACCGGCCGGCAGGTATACACCTGTAAAACGGTATACAGCGGTCCGGTAGATCAATGGAAAAACTGGCTGTTCTGGACGATCGACTTCAGCGACTATACCACAGCAGGGACTTATTATCTCAAAACAAACATTGGCAGACAATCTGTCCAGTCCTATCCTTTCACCATCGGCAAAAATGTGCTGGAACAGTCCACCCTGTCTGATGTAATTTATTATTTCAAAGGACAGCGCTGTACAGGATTGTTTGACCAGGCGGACCGCCATCTGCAGCTGGCTAACCAGAATGGAGACCCCATTGACGCCCACGGCGGCTGGTATGATGCCAGCGGAGATTATGGCAAACATCTCTCACATTTATCCTTCTCCACCTATTTTAATCCACAGCAGGTATCGCTGACAGTATGGAGCCTGCTAAAAACATATGAGCTGCTAAAAGCCAAACCGGGTACTGACTACCGTCAATATACCAGGCGTATCCTGGACGAAGCACTGTATGGCGCCGACTATCTCGTACGGCTCAAAACACCCAACGGCTCTTTTTACCGTTCTGTATCGGCGCCTGGCCCGGGTAAACTGGCTAAAGACCGTGTGATACGTCCGGAGGATAAAGGCTATCGCATCAAACAATCCAAAGAACAATCCTTTGGTAGCGGCAGCGGTACCGGTGGAGCATCTAACAACTGGCGGAGCTATCAGTGCAGCTATCGCTCCGGCGCCGGACTCTCTGTCGCAGCACTGGCTATTGCCGCTACCTACGATACGGCCGGGGAATTCAGCAGTAAAGATTATCTGAAAGCCGCAGAAGATGCCTTTACCTTCCTGGAAAAGGAAAATGCACTGATGACCAATGATGGTAAGGAAAACATCGTAGATGATTACTGTGCACTCACCGCTGCGACAGAACTGTACAAAGCCACCCGTAAGGATAGTTATCTGCAGGCAGCCATTCAGCGGGCTAACCAGCTGAAAGCACGTCTTGTCAGCAATAACAAATACAAGCATTATCTCCGGGCCGATGATAAGGACAGACCATTCTTTCACCCTTCTGACGCCGGATTACCGATCGTGAGTCTGCTGTATTTCTATCCACTGGCACCTGCAGACTTACAGATAGCTTTGAAGACTGCTATCAAACAATACCTGCAATATGAACTGGCACTCACATCAGAAGTAAATAATCCGTTCGGTTACAGCCGCCAGTACACAGAAGACACTGCCGGTATCAGGAAAACCAGCTTCTTCTTCCCACATGGCAGTGAGGCCTCTCCATGGTGGCAGGGGGAAAACGCACGGCTTGGTTCACAGGCGACAGCTGCAAGGATGGCTGCACAGCTATTCCGTGATGATAAGCCGTTTCATGACAGTCTGGAGAACTTTGCACTGGATCAGCTGAACTGGATACTGGGGCTCAATCCGTTTGACGCCTGTATGCTACAGGGTACCGGACATAATAATCCGGCGTATGGATTCTTTGGAACATTTGAGTATACGAATGCACCCGGGGGCATTGTAAATGGAATCACTTCGGGCCTGGAAAACGAAAACGATATTGATTTCAATCTTCCTTATGCCGTCACGAAGAAGGACTACGACTGGCGGTGGGCGGAACAATGGTTACCGCATGCGGCGTGGTATTTACTCGCAATAAGCCAGTGA